One window of Primulina huaijiensis isolate GDHJ02 unplaced genomic scaffold, ASM1229523v2 scaffold40847, whole genome shotgun sequence genomic DNA carries:
- the LOC140969337 gene encoding protein POOR HOMOLOGOUS SYNAPSIS 1-like, which produces MRHWTKYFATLLWTIYINRISSAFSPQFENSEMAETIVATPSSLIYQWNIHYARFINYSSTLVNHTHPSLTPISAAWKNRHQGGTWITTLSAASLKLVFKRTAEGLDDVVLVISLRSRVLEEHCISKVYFSWPQVSCVSGFPARGSRAVFVSYKDGIGQIQKFALHFFAVFETEKFMDVLKEIFANGSPLLEYPGLNSEISSQAEVLPFDGPRCRSDGDWQRATSAETSSPLMLPVLESSNVVQEQFAPETIELQEAAETIASFPPSFTQLLNNCNPAVDEAKPIRHEEDLKTQFMRYLEGNSLQEIIATVENVINQLGYDIAL; this is translated from the exons atgcgACACTGGACAAAGTATTTCGCGACTCTTCTCTGGACCATCTATATAAACCGCATCAGCTCTGCGTTTTCCCCGCAGTTCGAAAATTCGGAAATGGCGGAAACAATAGTAGCAACTCCCTCCTCACTCATATATCAATGGAATATTCATTACGCACGATTCATAAACTACAGCTCCACCCTTGTCAACCACACTCATCCTTCTCTCACGCCTATCTCCGCCGCCTGGAAAAATCGCCACCAAGGAGGCACTTGGATCACCACCTTGTCCGCTGCCTCACTCAAGCTCGTATTCAAACGAACTGCCGAGGGCTTGGATGACGTAGTTCTGGTCATTTCTCTTCGATCTCGCGTACTT GAAGAACATTGCATCTCAAAGGTGTATTTTTCATGGCCTCAAGTTTCATGTGTGTCTGGGTTCCCCGCAAGGGGGAGCAGGGCTGTTTTTGTGAGCTATAAAGATGGTATTGGTCAG ATCCAGAAATTCGCACTGCATTTTTTCGCCGTCTTTGAAACAGAAAAGTTCATGGATGTTCTGAAG GAAATTTTTGCAAATGGAAGTCCTCTGCTTGAATACCCTGGACTTAATTCTGAAATATCATCCCAGGCCGAGGTATTACCTTTTGATGGACCCAGGTGCAG GTCTGATGGAGATTGGCAGCGTGCGACATCAGCAGAAACCAGTTCCCCGCTGATGCTTCCAGTTCTTGAATCTTCTAATGTAGTTCAAGAACAATTTGCACCTGAAACGATAGAACTTCAGGAAGCCGCAGAGACAATTGCGTCGTTTCCTCCCAGTTTCACGCAGTTGCTGAATAACTGTAACCCTGCAGTTGACGAAG CAAAGCCTATACGACATGAGGAAGATCTTAAAACCCAATTCATG CGATACCTGGAGGGAAATTCATTACAAG AGATAATTGCAACTGTTGAGAACGTCATCAACCAATTGGGATATGATATCGCTCTGTAA
- the LOC140969333 gene encoding homeobox protein knotted-1-like 6: protein MDEIYGIHSTNTDHDYADKALMSPENLIIPAEYHQYYYPSFVYSADQRHRIPVYGSEGLGFHSSVPSESTSMNVQNQREGDDENEQADSRALKARIASHPFYPKLLDAYIDCQKVGVPPEIACLLDEIRREKDLHRQDTVATCIGIDPELDEFMETYCDILMKYNSDLSKPFEEATSFLNNIETQLSNLSIDDGGLSSEEDLSGGETENQDSSVKGEDRELKDRLLQRYGSHISSLKKEFSKKKKKGKLPKEARQMLLEWWNVHSKWPYPTEADKISMAESTGLDQKQINNWFINQRKRHWKPSENMQLALMENLSGHFYAGN, encoded by the exons ATGGATGAAATATATGGAATTCACTCAACAAACACCGATCATGACTACGCAGACAAGGCTTTAATGTCTCCCGAGAATCTCATAATTCCAGCTGAATACCACCAATATTATTACCCTTCTTTTGTTTACTCCGCCGACCAGCGCCACCGGATTCCGGTGTATGGATCGGAGGGATTGGGATTCCATAGTTCAGTGCCATCTGAATCAACTTCCATGAATGTTCAGAATCAAAGAGAAGGAGATGATGAAAATGAACAGGCTGATTCGAGGGCGCTTAAGGCCAGAATCGCTTCACATCCCTTTTACCCAAAATTACTTGACGCCTATATTGACTGCCAGAAg GTTGGAGTTCCTCCCGAGATAGCTTGTTTACTGGACGAAATCCGGCGAGAAAAGGATTTACACAGACAAGATACAGTTGCAACGTGCATAGGAATCGATCCTGAACTCGATGAGTTTATG gaaaCATATTGCGACATACTGATGAAATACAACTCGGATCTGTCAAAGCCATTTGAAGAAGCTACATCTTTTCTAAACAATATTGAAACACAACTCAGCAATTTAAGCATAG ACGATGGGGGCTTATCGTCGGAAGAGGATTTAAGCGGAGGTGAGACAGAGAATCAGGACTCCTCGGTGAAGGGCGAAGATCGCGAGCTCAAGGACAGGCTTTTGCAAAGGTATGGTAGCCATATTAGTAGTCTAAAGAAAGAGTTTtctaagaagaagaagaaaggaaAACTACCAAAGGAGGCTAGGCAAATGTTGCTAGAATGGTGGAATGTTCACTCCAAATGGCCGTATCCAACG GAGGCAGATAAAATATCGATGGCGGAATCGACGGGATTAGATCAAAAGCAAATCAACAATTGGTTCATAAATCAAAGGAAACGCCATTGGAAACCATCCGAGAACATGCAGTTGGCCCTAATGGAGAATCTCTCTGGTCATTTTTACGCTGGAAATTAA